Proteins from one Brevibacillus humidisoli genomic window:
- a CDS encoding glycosyltransferase family 4 protein: MTRNKHVLMIAYAFPPIGGGGVPRPLKMAKYLGEFGWNVHVLTVDPSYHATLDRSLLAEVPEQVKIYRAKEIPLLPKPAPAQATDAGRPSGSHPSLTERIKQQVVSVLKKAKPYLLIPDENILWYPAAVRLGREIMRREKIDVIFSTSGPATDHLVALKLAESFPCKWIVDFRDPWTQNMHRSGILWRERLEERMEARVMERADALTTVTATFAENFRQKYGSLIKRLELIYNGFDRADFAHLGEVPRTDEKFRAVYAGIFYQKRNPRLLLEAVKELIDEGRVQRDEILLSFAGVFDYPGYSDNVDCVKRLGLSDVVEVLGNLPHKEALGLMKSADTLLLVSDVSPDAGAYIPGKLYEYMGVGKPILALNMPGEATEIIERFGLGQVADPTDKAAIKQAYLQLYEAWRRERQSSASITDIRLPADDMAERVKPYERREQARQLARLMDELIEAQD; the protein is encoded by the coding sequence ATGACGAGAAACAAACATGTGCTGATGATCGCATACGCTTTTCCGCCGATTGGCGGCGGCGGAGTGCCAAGACCGCTGAAGATGGCTAAGTATCTGGGCGAGTTTGGCTGGAACGTCCACGTATTGACGGTCGATCCCAGTTATCATGCGACGCTGGATCGCTCCCTGCTTGCTGAAGTTCCGGAACAGGTGAAGATTTATCGGGCCAAAGAGATCCCGCTGCTGCCCAAACCGGCGCCAGCGCAGGCGACGGACGCCGGGAGGCCATCTGGCAGCCATCCGTCCTTGACTGAACGGATCAAACAGCAGGTGGTCTCTGTATTAAAGAAAGCAAAGCCTTACCTGCTAATACCCGACGAAAACATACTCTGGTACCCTGCCGCGGTCAGACTGGGGCGGGAGATCATGCGCCGAGAGAAAATCGATGTGATCTTCTCCACTTCCGGCCCCGCTACCGACCATCTCGTCGCGCTGAAACTGGCGGAGTCGTTTCCTTGTAAGTGGATCGTCGATTTCCGCGACCCCTGGACACAGAACATGCACCGCTCCGGGATTCTCTGGCGCGAGCGGCTGGAAGAGCGGATGGAAGCCCGGGTGATGGAGCGTGCCGATGCGCTGACAACGGTGACCGCTACCTTTGCGGAGAACTTTCGCCAAAAGTATGGATCGCTGATCAAGCGGTTGGAGTTGATCTACAACGGGTTTGACCGCGCTGACTTTGCCCATTTGGGGGAGGTGCCGAGAACTGACGAGAAGTTCAGGGCGGTCTATGCCGGAATCTTCTATCAGAAGCGAAATCCCCGGCTCCTGTTGGAAGCGGTCAAAGAATTGATCGACGAAGGACGGGTTCAGCGCGACGAGATCCTGCTGTCGTTTGCCGGTGTGTTTGATTATCCCGGTTATTCGGACAACGTCGACTGTGTGAAACGTCTGGGGTTGAGCGACGTCGTAGAAGTATTGGGCAATCTGCCGCACAAAGAGGCGCTCGGCCTGATGAAGAGCGCCGATACGCTGCTGCTGGTCAGCGATGTATCCCCAGACGCAGGCGCCTATATTCCTGGCAAGCTGTATGAATATATGGGCGTCGGCAAGCCGATTTTGGCGCTCAACATGCCGGGAGAAGCGACAGAGATTATCGAGCGCTTTGGACTGGGGCAGGTGGCTGATCCTACGGACAAGGCCGCGATCAAACAGGCCTATTTGCAGCTATATGAAGCATGGCGGCGTGAGCGGCAGTCGTCAGCCAGCATCACGGATATCCGTCTGCCGGCTGACGATATGGCTGAGCGAGTCAAGCCTTATGAACGACGGGAGCAGGCGAGGCAGTTGGCCCGATTGATGGATGAATTGATTGAGGCTCAGGACTAG
- a CDS encoding NAD-dependent epimerase/dehydratase family protein encodes MNVLVTGGAGFIGSHLVEKLLAAGHRTIVVDNESSGLRQYVPADAIYYNLDICDERLRDVIKEEKPEIIVHLAAQSVVPVSVRDPALDAQINIQGLIGLLEAARQQQVRKVIYASTAAVYGEPASVPIVEEMAGHLLSPYAVSKYAGEGYLAAYHHLYGIAYTAFRFANVYGPRQLAKSDGGVVAIFTELIRYGKTLTINGDGEQTRDFIFVGDVTDAMIRAFDKADNQVLNLSTGLPTSINQLIDELEQVARTRVAREYGPPRPGDIRHSCLSNEKMKQQLAWEPRYTLRQGLAATWEGYELEKPPGEK; translated from the coding sequence ATGAATGTACTGGTTACAGGGGGAGCCGGTTTTATCGGCTCCCATCTTGTTGAAAAGCTGCTTGCAGCAGGGCATCGGACAATCGTCGTCGACAACGAAAGCAGCGGCCTGCGGCAGTATGTCCCTGCTGATGCGATCTATTACAACCTCGACATCTGTGATGAGCGCCTGCGCGATGTAATCAAAGAGGAGAAGCCGGAGATCATCGTCCATCTGGCGGCACAAAGTGTCGTCCCGGTCTCGGTACGCGATCCTGCATTAGACGCCCAAATCAATATCCAGGGATTGATTGGATTGTTGGAAGCAGCCCGACAGCAGCAGGTTCGCAAAGTGATCTACGCTTCTACCGCAGCTGTCTACGGTGAGCCCGCCAGCGTGCCGATCGTCGAGGAGATGGCCGGCCATCTGCTGTCTCCCTACGCGGTCAGCAAATACGCTGGCGAAGGGTACCTTGCAGCGTATCATCATCTGTACGGCATAGCTTACACAGCCTTTCGCTTTGCCAACGTGTACGGACCGCGACAGCTGGCCAAATCGGATGGCGGAGTGGTGGCGATCTTTACGGAACTGATTCGTTATGGCAAAACGCTTACGATCAACGGAGACGGCGAGCAAACCCGCGATTTCATCTTCGTCGGTGATGTAACCGATGCGATGATCAGAGCTTTCGACAAGGCCGACAACCAGGTGCTTAATCTCAGTACCGGATTGCCTACCTCAATCAATCAACTGATCGATGAACTGGAGCAGGTTGCCCGGACCCGAGTAGCCCGCGAGTACGGACCGCCGCGTCCCGGCGATATCCGGCACAGTTGTCTGTCCAATGAAAAAATGAAGCAACAGCTTGCGTGGGAGCCGCGCTATACGCTTCGCCAAGGGCTTGCTGCCACGTGGGAAGGGTACGAATTGGAAAAACCCCCAGGGGAAAAGTGA
- a CDS encoding iron-containing alcohol dehydrogenase — MNMRFERMERLKGFEMPTVVKHGIGVIQYAGEEVKQLGVTKVLLVTDPGVKKVGLIDPVAESLIAAGMEVVLFDKVEPNPSINVVAEGTALYQAEGCDGLVAVGGGSSMDTAKAIGVEVVHGEPVLNYEAAEGKKPLEKRIPPLTTIPTTAGTGSEVTQWAVITDPQRQFKFNTGGPLIAAHLTIIDPKMHVSMPPHITAATGIDALSHAIECYTCHYAQPITDAVALLAIEYVAKYLRRAVANGHDIEARYGMAQAAMLAGLSYGSESAGAAHAMAQTLGGIIPVAHGPCVAAMLGPVMEYNWMGEPEKFARIAQAMGVNTHGMSLEEAAKAAVKAVYELVEDVGIPTLDEQGVPADMIPRLAQEAMNDPQTVGNPRDMSVKGYEWIYRRCYNLEPSTL; from the coding sequence ATGAACATGCGTTTTGAACGGATGGAGAGATTAAAAGGATTTGAGATGCCGACGGTTGTCAAGCATGGGATCGGTGTGATCCAGTATGCAGGGGAAGAAGTGAAACAGCTTGGCGTGACCAAGGTACTGTTGGTGACCGATCCGGGCGTGAAAAAAGTAGGCCTGATCGATCCGGTGGCAGAAAGCCTGATAGCAGCCGGCATGGAAGTCGTCCTCTTTGACAAGGTAGAACCCAACCCATCGATCAACGTAGTCGCTGAAGGAACAGCTCTTTATCAAGCAGAAGGCTGCGATGGACTGGTTGCGGTCGGCGGCGGCAGCTCGATGGACACGGCCAAAGCGATCGGGGTAGAGGTGGTCCACGGTGAGCCGGTCTTGAACTATGAAGCGGCGGAAGGCAAAAAACCGCTGGAAAAACGGATTCCACCGTTGACGACGATTCCGACGACAGCCGGGACAGGAAGTGAAGTGACACAGTGGGCGGTCATCACCGACCCGCAGCGCCAGTTTAAGTTTAATACGGGAGGGCCGCTGATTGCCGCTCACCTGACGATCATCGATCCGAAGATGCATGTCTCGATGCCTCCTCACATTACTGCAGCGACAGGTATCGATGCCTTGTCCCATGCGATTGAATGCTACACCTGCCACTATGCACAGCCGATCACAGATGCCGTCGCTCTGCTTGCGATTGAGTATGTAGCCAAGTACCTGCGTCGAGCGGTGGCCAACGGGCATGACATCGAAGCGCGGTACGGGATGGCGCAAGCTGCGATGCTGGCCGGCCTTTCCTATGGAAGCGAATCTGCAGGTGCGGCACATGCGATGGCCCAGACCTTGGGCGGCATCATTCCGGTTGCTCACGGTCCATGCGTAGCCGCGATGCTCGGTCCGGTGATGGAATACAACTGGATGGGCGAGCCTGAAAAATTTGCGCGGATCGCACAAGCGATGGGTGTCAATACGCATGGGATGAGCCTGGAAGAAGCAGCCAAGGCCGCAGTCAAAGCGGTTTATGAATTGGTAGAAGATGTGGGAATTCCGACCCTGGATGAACAGGGAGTACCGGCCGATATGATCCCTCGCCTGGCACAGGAAGCGATGAACGATCCGCAAACCGTCGGCAACCCACGGGATATGAGTGTCAAAGGCTATGAATGGATCTATCGCCGCTGCTACAACCTGGAGCCGTCCACGTTGTAG
- a CDS encoding glycosyltransferase: MNNKTRVLHVIGGGEFGGAEQHILNLLSSVPGDEIEAQVVCFYDSVFAGKLREAGIPVVALSQYGRFDVRLLGGLSQVIRKYQPDIVHSHGVKANLFARLASIRKVPAILTTVHSYLRYDYVHPLAFLIVSILEKATRPLNDYYIAVSAAIRNILHKEGIQDEKISLIYNGIQIAPFRQTEQRDTDRARLLSEWGLPPDTLVYGTVARFVPVKGLTYMIEAFAETAKRLAPAPCHLVMVGDGPERQLLEETAQRLGVGDQVVFTGFRNDIPACLHAFDTFVMSSLHEGLAYTILEAVASEVPVVATAVGGIKEFVDDEETGLLVPSASVSELAQAMLRFAEDPALRARLSAAAFRKLLQSYTIEQMTAQTVDLYHSLAKKKPDRSVNP, encoded by the coding sequence ATGAACAACAAAACGCGCGTCCTCCACGTGATCGGCGGAGGAGAATTTGGAGGAGCCGAACAGCATATTCTCAACCTTCTATCGTCCGTTCCCGGAGACGAAATTGAGGCCCAGGTGGTCTGTTTCTATGATTCCGTCTTTGCCGGCAAACTGCGTGAGGCAGGGATTCCTGTGGTTGCGCTGAGCCAATACGGACGTTTTGACGTGCGGCTGCTGGGCGGACTCTCCCAGGTGATCCGCAAGTACCAGCCGGACATTGTCCATTCGCACGGGGTAAAAGCCAACCTTTTTGCACGGCTGGCCTCCATCCGCAAGGTGCCGGCCATCCTGACCACGGTCCACAGCTACCTGCGTTATGACTATGTCCATCCGCTCGCCTTCCTGATCGTCTCGATCCTGGAAAAGGCGACTCGCCCGCTTAATGATTACTACATCGCGGTTAGCGCCGCGATTCGGAACATTTTACATAAAGAAGGCATACAGGACGAGAAGATCAGTTTGATCTACAACGGAATTCAGATTGCGCCATTTCGCCAAACGGAGCAGCGCGACACCGACCGGGCCCGGTTGCTGAGTGAATGGGGCCTGCCGCCCGATACCCTGGTCTATGGCACGGTCGCCCGTTTTGTCCCGGTTAAAGGGTTGACCTATATGATTGAAGCGTTTGCCGAAACCGCCAAACGGCTCGCCCCTGCTCCCTGCCATCTGGTGATGGTCGGTGACGGGCCAGAGCGTCAACTGTTGGAAGAGACAGCACAGCGACTTGGCGTGGGCGACCAGGTGGTGTTCACCGGTTTCCGCAATGATATCCCTGCCTGCCTGCATGCCTTTGATACGTTTGTGATGTCATCACTTCATGAGGGCTTGGCCTACACGATCCTGGAGGCGGTCGCCTCGGAGGTGCCGGTGGTAGCCACGGCGGTTGGGGGCATCAAAGAGTTTGTTGATGACGAAGAGACAGGTCTTTTGGTTCCATCCGCATCGGTCAGCGAATTGGCCCAGGCGATGCTGCGCTTCGCTGAGGATCCCGCCCTTCGCGCCCGCCTGTCAGCAGCAGCGTTCCGCAAACTGCTGCAGTCGTATACGATTGAACAGATGACGGCACAGACCGTCGATCTCTACCACTCGCTGGCCAAAAAGAAGCCGGACAGGAGCGTGAATCCATGA